CCCCTTTTAAGTTGTGGTCACTTAAAAGGATATATTGATTGGATTGTACTGGCAATTACTTTTTGTATTTTTGACGGCCATTTATTGTATTTTTACTTTACCATAAACAATCTTAGTAATGTATAATTATATTATAACATTGTTCGAAATTAATCTGTCCTATTTATTGTAACCTATCCTTATAACAATCCGCTTTTAAAAATACTAAATCTCACCGTTAAATATACGGTGAGATTAAAAGTATCAATACTGACCCCGATGTCTTGCCTTTATTTTCTTCTAACTAAAAAGTCTTTATTCTACGTTAACGTTTTTCCAAATGAACTGGCACCCCAAATCCTTCACTTTGTTTAAGCAAATCGCCAATAGCGCCACGCTCTGCTCTCGAACTATAACTAACCAATATCAACCCTCGGTCCTGATGCTCAGGAAACGGCTTGCCTACCTTTACCGTAATACCATCACCTAAGGCTTCTATCTCTTCAGCTAAATCTTGATGTCTGTCCAGCGCCTCAGTGACCTCAACTACCGTCGGCAACTGGTCGTACGGCGGATGCGTGTCCTTTGGTGATGAAAACAGACCGTTTAGAGCCGCAGCTCCCACTATCACCAGTAAGACAGCGACAGCAATAATGATTTTATAGGTTATTCTCATATGACTCCTCCTAATCTTACGTAATTGTTGGTCGACAAATGAGGTAACTTAAGAACCGACCTCATGCAAAACGTCACAAGCGTTAATCATTTCAGAGTCGTGGGTCGCCACAATGACTGTGCTGCCCCTCATGGCAAAGTCAGAGAACAGTTCTATAACCTTTCTCCGATTAGCTGCGTCCAGTGAGGCAGTGGGTTCATCAATAAACAGAACCGAAGCGTCCTTATAAATTGCACGGGCCAAGGCCAGACGCTGTTTTTCTCCTCCACTTAGATGGCTAGCCATCTCTTTTTCTCGGCCCTGAAGGCCCGTCTGTTCAAGCACCTCCATCAACCGCTCCTGGTTTCCAGTGACCCGTTTTCCCAACAAACTCACTCCCATAGTAACATTAAAAGCAACTGACTCTTCCTCCATAATCCCATAGTCCTGAAGTATAAAAGCAGCGTGATCCCGCCAAAATCGCCGCCTTGCTTCAGTACTGTACTTAGTTACATCTTTTCCACCGTTCAAAATGCGTCCCTGATCTACAGGTAGCAACAACCCGAGACAATGCAATAAAGTGGTCTTCCCACATCCGCTAGGGCCAACAAGAGCTGTCATCATACCAGGTTCACAACTTATTGTCTCGCCTTCAAGCACCGGTCGCCCCCCGATTGCTACTGATAAATCCTGACCTTCAATCAACATCTATACCACCTCCAATTATATTCTACGCCTAGCAACGCCATCAAAACACCAGCGGGTAGCAAGCATATGACTTAACGGCACAACAATCAACCCAAACATTGTAGCTACAAGTATGGGGCCTACTGATTCAGGCCTTTGAAACAAAATAACTATACCCACTAATACTCCACCTACAAGTAATTCCTTTATTATACGCCCCTGAAGAATCCCCATCCATGACTGACCCGCTAATCGCAGCGGGAAGTCACGCTTAGCTTGTAGCAGTGCTGTAATTGATGCACTTATACCCGTAGAGACAATGAAGGCGACACCTAATGCAACCAGCGCAAGAATTCTCAACCACACAATGTACGCTGCAAACTGCGCACGGAGAAGCCCTTCTTCGGCTATGTAGACAACGTTTAATTTACCACTGAACCCACGCTCCCGCAGCGCTTGCTTAGAAAGATCGTGCTGCTCCAATAACTGCTGCGTAGCGGTCACATCGGTAAACACGATATTGCTAGTTGAGGCCATAGATGTCAAATTAGAATCACTATAGGTGTCGTAAAGTGAGGGCACAACTACAATCAAAACATCGTCAGCAAAAAGAAGTCTATTGCCACCTCCTTCTGCTACTGGGAGACGAAACCCGTCGGCCGGTTCCAGGTATTTAAACTGTGAGAAAACCTCTGTATTTTCTTCTCTAGACAATAGTTCAGCGGTTTCTTGAATTTCTTGATGCAACTCTTCTGTTATGCTATGG
This genomic interval from Proteinivorax tanatarense contains the following:
- a CDS encoding ATP-binding cassette domain-containing protein, producing MLIEGQDLSVAIGGRPVLEGETISCEPGMMTALVGPSGCGKTTLLHCLGLLLPVDQGRILNGGKDVTKYSTEARRRFWRDHAAFILQDYGIMEEESVAFNVTMGVSLLGKRVTGNQERLMEVLEQTGLQGREKEMASHLSGGEKQRLALARAIYKDASVLFIDEPTASLDAANRRKVIELFSDFAMRGSTVIVATHDSEMINACDVLHEVGS